From Candidatus Syntrophoarchaeum caldarius, the proteins below share one genomic window:
- a CDS encoding acyl-CoA synthetase produces the protein MSELKSFMNPESVAIVGASRNPRSFGYRIVKNLLDIGFRGKIYPVNPKAEKIADIKAYKSLADLPESAELVVIALPGKYVIDVLSECKNAGIKNAIITAPDVADKREVTRFARNADIRILGPSTVGLINLEDRFAACVLPVRNFEAGRVSFLAHSGGLSGSLGWWRHDGIEFNKIICLGEGCDVGEVEALEMLAADPATEVILAYLQPREPEFFRALEEAALRKPVIFLDPAGSNEIEGVTIVENYQELFEFGKLFSSRVKITGNHIGVLGVSSGSISIVLESMKRNGLVLADLSDETKRQLQLIAHPWIKTFNPMDIWPPIELSGEEMGNRYMEALAALMDDPEVDGVFVVLGLMEEIYFNLQEKFRDIVQRHPEKPLVVVCWQIEAPVLEKVKSDLNKLNIPFYVNEFERPVRAYAAVLKYSTWIANRTRERAVYSTI, from the coding sequence ATGTCTGAACTTAAATCTTTTATGAACCCTGAGAGTGTTGCGATTGTTGGTGCATCCCGCAATCCCAGAAGTTTTGGGTATCGTATCGTCAAAAACCTGCTCGATATTGGGTTCAGGGGAAAAATTTATCCGGTAAATCCAAAAGCAGAGAAAATAGCAGATATTAAGGCTTACAAATCACTTGCTGACCTACCAGAATCTGCTGAACTGGTTGTAATCGCTTTACCGGGTAAGTATGTAATCGATGTTTTGAGCGAATGCAAAAATGCAGGCATAAAAAATGCAATTATAACAGCGCCTGATGTTGCCGATAAACGTGAAGTTACGCGCTTTGCCCGAAACGCAGATATACGGATACTTGGGCCAAGTACAGTCGGTCTCATAAACCTCGAAGATCGTTTTGCCGCATGTGTGCTCCCTGTGAGAAATTTTGAGGCAGGCAGAGTCTCTTTTCTTGCCCATAGCGGTGGTCTTTCGGGCAGTCTTGGCTGGTGGAGGCACGACGGGATTGAGTTTAACAAGATAATCTGTCTTGGAGAAGGGTGTGACGTTGGAGAGGTCGAAGCACTCGAGATGCTTGCAGCGGATCCCGCAACCGAGGTCATCCTTGCTTATCTTCAGCCAAGAGAGCCCGAGTTTTTCAGGGCACTTGAAGAGGCAGCTCTCAGGAAACCCGTGATATTCCTTGATCCTGCTGGGAGCAATGAGATCGAGGGTGTCACCATTGTTGAGAATTATCAGGAGCTGTTTGAGTTTGGAAAACTTTTCTCCAGCCGCGTGAAGATAACTGGCAACCATATTGGAGTCCTGGGTGTTTCCTCTGGCAGCATATCTATTGTACTTGAATCCATGAAGCGAAACGGCCTTGTGCTCGCAGATCTCTCGGATGAGACGAAGAGGCAACTCCAGCTGATCGCACACCCCTGGATAAAAACCTTCAATCCCATGGATATATGGCCTCCGATTGAACTATCAGGAGAGGAGATGGGCAATAGATATATGGAGGCTCTTGCAGCTTTGATGGATGATCCAGAAGTGGATGGTGTTTTTGTGGTACTTGGGCTCATGGAAGAGATATACTTCAACCTTCAAGAAAAATTCAGAGATATTGTTCAGAGACATCCAGAAAAACCATTGGTCGTTGTCTGCTGGCAGATCGAAGCGCCTGTGCTTGAAAAAGTAAAATCTGACCTTAACAAACTTAATATCCCCTTCTATGTAAATGAGTTCGAAAGGCCAGTCAGGGCTTATGCAGCGGTACTGAAGTACAGCACCTGGATAGCGAACCGCACCCGAGAAAGAGCAGTTTATTCCACGATTTGA
- a CDS encoding aconitate hydratase — MGSTITEKVLKEHVGDGTYRVGEEIGLIIDQCLTQDSTGTMAWLEFEALGLDEVKAKLAVSYCDHTSLGFKGESTDDHYFLQTIASHFGAIYSKPGNGVCHQLHYERFGVPGETLLGADSHTPTCGGLGMIAIGAGGMDVAVAMGGGYFYLTVPEVLGINLTGSLNWGSSAKDVILTILKQISVKGGVGKVLEYMGNGVKTLSVPERATITNMGAETGATTSIFPSDEITLEFLRGQRRDSDWKELKADDGAHYDDILDIDLSEITPQVAMPGMPDNVYPVEEVAGTPIDQVFIGSCTNGGYADIRKAALILQGKRVDPSIELIISPGSRQVLQMLIRDGSLDALINAGARVIDPGCNACIGIGFVPGYGHLSLRTVNRNWAGRGGSKFGRIALCGAEVAAASAIKGKIVDPRELDPVKLDPFDYIVDDLLMLKPQGKQVEIRRSPNIVKLKQQVPLPDKLEGEVLIKVGDGISTDDILPAGPSTQHLRSNLPEISKFVFIYKDETFAARCREKNGGFIVGGENYGQGSSREHAALAPFELGIRAVFAKSFARIHHANLINVGIIPFVCDTDEIEQGDRLSIDVTDLRGDLEVSINGSKSIPVSHNLSERDIEIVKAGGLLAYTKMKN, encoded by the coding sequence ATGGGAAGCACAATAACCGAGAAAGTACTGAAAGAACATGTCGGCGATGGTACGTACAGGGTTGGCGAAGAGATTGGGCTTATAATCGATCAGTGCCTGACGCAGGATAGCACCGGTACGATGGCATGGCTTGAATTCGAGGCACTGGGTCTTGATGAAGTTAAAGCAAAGCTTGCAGTCTCTTACTGCGATCATACATCGCTCGGGTTCAAGGGTGAGTCAACCGATGATCATTACTTCCTCCAGACGATCGCATCACACTTTGGAGCAATCTATTCAAAGCCAGGAAACGGCGTCTGTCACCAGCTCCACTATGAGCGTTTTGGTGTGCCTGGCGAGACACTTCTCGGGGCAGATTCCCACACACCCACATGTGGAGGATTGGGGATGATCGCCATCGGGGCAGGTGGCATGGATGTTGCGGTTGCGATGGGTGGAGGCTACTTCTACTTAACAGTACCAGAGGTTCTTGGTATAAACCTTACGGGAAGTCTAAACTGGGGTTCATCTGCCAAGGATGTTATTTTAACGATCTTAAAACAGATCTCTGTCAAAGGTGGGGTTGGAAAGGTGCTTGAATACATGGGCAATGGAGTCAAGACGCTATCAGTTCCCGAACGGGCAACGATCACAAATATGGGTGCTGAGACGGGGGCTACAACCTCAATCTTCCCCTCGGATGAGATTACACTGGAATTTTTGAGGGGGCAGAGACGTGATTCAGACTGGAAGGAACTCAAAGCTGATGATGGAGCTCATTATGATGATATACTCGATATTGACCTCTCGGAGATTACACCGCAGGTTGCAATGCCCGGGATGCCCGATAATGTTTACCCTGTCGAGGAGGTTGCAGGGACCCCAATCGATCAGGTCTTCATTGGATCGTGTACAAATGGCGGATATGCTGACATCAGAAAAGCAGCGCTGATCCTTCAGGGGAAGCGAGTTGATCCATCGATTGAGCTCATCATATCCCCAGGTTCACGCCAGGTTCTTCAGATGTTGATCCGTGATGGGAGCCTTGATGCACTCATAAATGCAGGTGCCAGAGTGATTGATCCTGGATGTAATGCATGCATCGGGATTGGATTTGTGCCAGGATATGGACATCTCTCATTGAGAACCGTCAACCGCAACTGGGCAGGAAGAGGTGGTAGCAAGTTCGGACGTATTGCACTCTGTGGAGCTGAGGTTGCAGCAGCATCAGCGATTAAAGGTAAGATCGTTGATCCGAGAGAACTTGATCCTGTAAAACTTGATCCCTTTGATTACATCGTTGATGACCTGCTCATGCTCAAACCGCAGGGAAAGCAGGTGGAGATTAGAAGATCGCCAAATATCGTAAAGCTAAAGCAGCAGGTACCACTTCCAGACAAACTCGAAGGAGAGGTCCTGATAAAGGTTGGGGATGGGATCTCGACCGATGATATACTGCCAGCAGGCCCATCGACACAGCACCTGAGAAGCAACCTGCCAGAGATCTCGAAGTTTGTCTTCATCTATAAGGACGAGACCTTTGCAGCCCGCTGCCGTGAGAAGAACGGTGGGTTCATCGTTGGAGGTGAGAACTATGGGCAGGGATCATCCAGGGAGCATGCTGCCCTTGCTCCGTTTGAACTCGGGATAAGAGCGGTATTTGCAAAATCATTTGCGAGAATTCACCATGCAAACCTGATAAACGTCGGAATAATCCCGTTTGTCTGTGATACAGACGAGATAGAACAGGGCGACAGGCTCTCAATCGATGTTACAGACCTCAGAGGAGATCTTGAGGTGAGTATCAATGGATCAAAGAGCATCCCTGTGAGTCACAACCTATCTGAGCGGGATATTGAGATCGTGAAGGCAGGAGGGTTGCTGGCTTATACAAAGATGAAGAACTGA
- a CDS encoding 30S ribosomal protein S2 yields MDAEVKEEMVDELFGDDALLIPADSYLAAGVHIGTQYKTADMMRYIYRVRADGLYILDIKKTDERIRLSGKFLARYNPEDILVVSARQYGHKPATVFAEKIGAHAITGRYIPGTLTNPSHRDYLEPEIVVATDPMGDVQVIKEAIDVGIPVIALCDTNNMIENIELVIPTNNKGRKALATIYWLLTRETLRGYGRDKEADACTIEEFELDFL; encoded by the coding sequence ATGGATGCGGAAGTTAAAGAAGAGATGGTGGATGAGCTTTTTGGAGATGATGCGCTACTCATACCCGCTGATTCTTATCTCGCTGCCGGGGTCCACATCGGCACACAGTACAAAACAGCGGATATGATGCGATACATCTACCGTGTTAGAGCTGATGGGCTTTACATCCTCGATATTAAAAAGACAGATGAACGTATCAGGCTTTCAGGGAAATTTCTGGCAAGGTATAACCCGGAAGATATACTCGTTGTCTCCGCAAGGCAATATGGACATAAACCAGCAACCGTCTTTGCAGAGAAGATTGGAGCACATGCAATCACAGGAAGGTACATTCCTGGGACACTTACAAACCCAAGTCATCGTGACTATCTGGAGCCTGAAATTGTGGTTGCAACAGACCCGATGGGAGATGTGCAGGTGATAAAAGAGGCGATTGATGTAGGAATACCCGTCATTGCACTCTGTGATACAAACAACATGATCGAGAATATAGAACTTGTAATTCCAACAAACAACAAAGGCAGAAAAGCCCTTGCAACGATATACTGGCTTCTGACGCGGGAAACGTTGAGAGGTTATGGCAGAGACAAGGAAGCTGATGCCTGCACCATAGAAGAATTTGAGCTGGATTTTCTCTGA
- a CDS encoding single-stranded DNA-specific exonuclease, which yields MIELMEGAAKKVAAKIRDHEFVRVISHHDADGITSAGIISHALLRCNIHFHATLLSRLDESILDLLRDSTKEGDLLLFCDMGSSQGELLNKIRHELGLEIAVIDHHRYKDELPPDIIQLNPHCVGIDGAFEVSASGCTYTVSKALGDNFDLAGLAITGAIGDKQRMIGVNRDILNEAVKNGVVILQEGLKIADGDLKEELALSTEPYIHFEEGVDAFLDELGISGRLSDLSDDDEKRLIDAIISKIRTRSSEDAIADLVGERYILPYEVIQDAIRFMQIIDACGKKGKTGLALSLCMRDRKGLDEASAIRVEFQKKVLRELETVDQKIKERAGFRYIFAEDRDITGAFAGAIIRYLYPDKPIFVINQLENISKISARGTRALISKGVDLSEIMKIAASRVGGVGGGHNIASGGAIPPGSEERFIEAVDEVLRDHCEFFDES from the coding sequence ATGATTGAACTCATGGAAGGCGCAGCAAAGAAGGTTGCAGCAAAAATCAGAGATCACGAGTTTGTGAGAGTCATATCTCATCACGATGCAGACGGAATCACGTCTGCTGGTATAATCTCGCATGCACTTCTTCGATGCAATATCCATTTCCATGCAACGCTTCTATCGCGGCTTGATGAGAGCATCCTCGATCTCCTCCGTGATTCAACCAAAGAAGGAGATCTGCTCCTCTTCTGTGATATGGGGAGCAGTCAGGGTGAGCTGCTGAATAAAATTCGGCATGAGCTTGGGCTTGAGATCGCTGTGATCGATCATCACCGATATAAAGATGAGCTACCTCCCGACATAATCCAGCTAAACCCCCATTGTGTGGGTATTGATGGTGCTTTCGAAGTCTCTGCATCAGGGTGCACATATACAGTCTCAAAAGCGCTTGGTGATAACTTCGATCTTGCTGGACTTGCGATTACAGGTGCAATCGGAGATAAGCAGCGCATGATTGGTGTGAACCGAGATATTCTCAATGAAGCGGTGAAGAATGGGGTTGTCATACTCCAGGAAGGGCTTAAAATAGCTGATGGTGATCTCAAAGAAGAGCTTGCGCTTTCAACTGAGCCATACATTCATTTTGAAGAAGGGGTTGATGCGTTTCTCGATGAACTCGGGATAAGCGGTAGACTCAGTGATTTAAGCGATGATGATGAGAAACGACTGATAGATGCGATCATCTCAAAAATAAGGACGAGATCGAGCGAGGATGCAATAGCTGATCTCGTTGGTGAGCGATACATCCTCCCGTACGAGGTGATCCAGGATGCGATCAGGTTTATGCAGATAATCGATGCGTGTGGAAAAAAAGGAAAGACAGGGCTTGCACTTTCACTCTGCATGAGAGATCGGAAAGGGCTTGACGAGGCATCGGCGATAAGGGTTGAGTTTCAAAAAAAGGTCCTGAGAGAGCTTGAGACAGTGGATCAGAAGATCAAAGAGCGTGCGGGATTCAGGTATATCTTTGCTGAGGATCGCGATATTACAGGTGCCTTTGCAGGAGCGATAATTCGATACCTATATCCTGATAAGCCGATATTTGTGATAAATCAGCTTGAGAACATATCAAAGATCTCTGCGCGTGGGACAAGAGCACTCATCTCAAAAGGAGTTGATTTATCCGAGATTATGAAGATTGCTGCATCCAGAGTTGGTGGTGTCGGTGGGGGGCACAACATCGCATCGGGCGGGGCGATCCCTCCTGGATCAGAAGAGCGGTTTATCGAGGCGGTTGATGAGGTGCTGAGAGACCATTGTGAATTTTTTGATGAATCGTAG
- a CDS encoding flavodoxin yields MVRENVFYLMSIYVLGINGSPRMGNTYEMLNAVLSGASSHGGKTELLNLSEYEIRHCMGHPKEFCEKGCPLADDFKMIGSKLISADCIVIGSPTFMGDVSGLLKSFMDRSVHLRRSGFKLRNRVGAGLTVGAHIGGGQDLALRTIHTFFLKHDMIVVSEGSPSSQAGVIAVARDLFDVVQDKRVMNECKNLGRRVVEIAEMLAINGSLNDHQDLNSLKP; encoded by the coding sequence ATGGTAAGAGAGAATGTATTCTATTTGATGTCTATATATGTTCTGGGAATAAATGGCTCACCAAGGATGGGAAATACGTACGAGATGCTTAATGCCGTGCTTTCTGGGGCGTCATCACATGGAGGTAAGACAGAACTTCTGAATCTCTCTGAGTATGAGATCAGGCATTGCATGGGACACCCAAAGGAGTTCTGTGAGAAAGGCTGTCCACTCGCAGATGACTTTAAAATGATAGGATCAAAGCTCATATCAGCAGACTGTATCGTAATCGGTTCACCCACTTTTATGGGTGATGTCTCCGGTCTTCTGAAGAGTTTTATGGACAGGTCGGTTCATCTCAGACGGAGTGGATTTAAACTCAGAAACCGTGTAGGAGCTGGGCTTACGGTCGGCGCGCACATTGGTGGGGGACAGGATCTTGCGCTCAGAACCATCCACACCTTCTTCCTGAAGCACGACATGATCGTTGTAAGTGAAGGTTCACCGAGCTCACAGGCAGGTGTGATTGCGGTTGCAAGAGATTTATTTGATGTCGTACAGGATAAACGGGTGATGAATGAATGCAAAAATCTTGGCAGGAGAGTTGTCGAGATCGCAGAGATGCTTGCAATTAATGGGAGTTTAAACGACCACCAAGATTTAAATAGTCTAAAACCTTAG
- a CDS encoding 50S ribosomal protein L15, whose protein sequence is MKKKVSKYRGSRTCGGGTHKNRRGAGSRGGRGRAGLDEHHFAYYYKRGIIVGKHGFKRPDAAKKELKTINVSTLDQMADNLLKTGAATELEGKIQIDLQSLGIDKVLGSGKVTRPLQVEGVAITERARDKIESAGGLVVTYE, encoded by the coding sequence ATGAAGAAGAAAGTCTCAAAGTACAGGGGTTCACGCACATGCGGTGGCGGAACACACAAGAACCGTAGAGGAGCTGGTAGTAGAGGTGGACGAGGACGCGCAGGGTTAGATGAGCACCATTTTGCATATTATTACAAGCGTGGAATCATCGTGGGCAAACACGGATTCAAGCGTCCAGATGCTGCGAAAAAAGAGCTCAAAACTATCAATGTCAGCACGCTTGATCAGATGGCTGACAATCTCCTGAAGACTGGGGCAGCAACGGAGTTAGAGGGGAAGATACAGATCGATCTTCAAAGTCTTGGCATCGATAAGGTACTTGGTAGTGGAAAAGTTACAAGACCACTCCAGGTCGAGGGTGTGGCCATCACAGAGCGCGCACGAGATAAGATCGAGTCTGCTGGTGGGCTGGTAGTCACATATGAGTAA
- a CDS encoding preprotein translocase subunit SecY — translation MHVHFKRKLGWTIAVLILYFVLSNVPLFGLSPDSIDLFAQYRAFFAGASGSLLLLGIGPIVTASIVLQLLVGADIIKLDLSNPRDQAIFQGGQKFLVLVMIVLTTLPQMVGANPYIKPDLGLAASMGVDPSVLWWALFIQIFIGGVLIMFLDEIVSKWGIGSGVGLFIVAGVAQALVTGILNWQLDQGMPIGIIPRWIWIAQNMGASELLSGEGFRFLLISGGVLALITTIIIFLLVIFFESTRVEIPLAHSAVRGARGKFPVKLIYASVLPMILVRALQANIQMVGMILARKGNTLLGVYDAASGKPISGLMYYLNPIYSPYDWIPSLVHQNYPDIATWQIALRLGCDLGLMVIGGMIFAVFWINTTNMGADAVAKQIQRSGMQIPGFRRDPRILERVLERYIPKVTIIGGALVGLLVVVANMLGTIGNASGTGILLAVSITYRLYEDIASEQMMEMHPMIRGLFGKE, via the coding sequence ATGCACGTTCACTTCAAGCGCAAGCTTGGATGGACAATAGCTGTTTTAATACTCTATTTTGTCCTATCCAATGTGCCACTATTCGGGCTTTCTCCAGATTCAATCGATCTCTTTGCCCAGTACAGAGCGTTCTTTGCAGGTGCTTCAGGTTCACTCTTGCTTCTTGGTATAGGACCGATCGTGACCGCATCTATCGTGTTACAGCTTCTCGTGGGTGCAGATATAATAAAACTGGATCTATCGAATCCACGGGATCAGGCGATCTTCCAGGGTGGGCAGAAGTTTCTGGTTCTTGTTATGATCGTTCTTACAACCCTACCCCAGATGGTTGGTGCAAATCCGTACATAAAACCAGATCTTGGGCTTGCAGCAAGCATGGGGGTTGATCCATCTGTCCTATGGTGGGCACTCTTCATCCAGATCTTTATTGGTGGCGTTTTGATAATGTTCCTCGATGAGATCGTATCCAAATGGGGAATCGGATCCGGTGTCGGGCTATTCATCGTCGCCGGAGTTGCTCAGGCGCTTGTGACAGGCATCCTCAACTGGCAGCTCGATCAGGGTATGCCGATTGGCATTATACCCAGGTGGATATGGATCGCCCAGAATATGGGCGCAAGTGAGCTTCTATCGGGTGAAGGGTTCAGGTTCCTCCTGATCAGTGGAGGGGTTCTTGCACTCATCACAACGATTATCATATTCCTGCTTGTCATCTTCTTTGAGTCCACAAGGGTTGAGATTCCGCTTGCACACAGTGCGGTAAGGGGCGCAAGGGGAAAGTTTCCGGTGAAACTGATCTATGCAAGTGTTCTTCCGATGATACTGGTTCGAGCGCTTCAGGCGAACATCCAGATGGTTGGAATGATACTGGCACGGAAGGGAAACACCCTGCTTGGTGTCTATGATGCTGCATCAGGAAAACCGATCTCAGGGCTCATGTACTACTTAAACCCGATTTATAGCCCTTATGACTGGATACCCTCGCTTGTTCACCAGAACTACCCTGATATTGCAACATGGCAGATCGCATTGCGGCTTGGATGTGATCTTGGATTGATGGTAATTGGTGGTATGATCTTTGCGGTCTTCTGGATCAATACGACCAACATGGGTGCTGATGCGGTTGCAAAACAGATCCAGCGATCAGGGATGCAGATTCCAGGGTTCAGGCGAGATCCAAGAATCCTTGAGCGTGTGCTTGAAAGATACATCCCCAAAGTCACGATAATCGGTGGAGCGCTTGTTGGTCTTCTGGTTGTTGTTGCAAATATGCTTGGGACGATCGGCAATGCATCTGGAACCGGGATTTTACTTGCCGTTAGTATTACATACCGATTGTATGAGGATATAGCAAGTGAGCAGATGATGGAGATGCATCCGATGATACGCGGTTTATTCGGGAAGGAGTGA
- a CDS encoding adenylate kinase: MSVIVLTGIPGVGSSTVAREALNMMDDDAASRFRSVNYGDVMFEVAQQKGLVKSRDEMRKLESSIQRAIQQKAAKKIASIEGRVILDTHITIKTPQGYLPGLPRWVLDGLEPDLIILVEADPEEIYQRRVKDKSRSRDSDSVELIDEHQQINRATGMAYAALSGATVKIIANHDNGLKDAASELLEVISG, translated from the coding sequence GTGTCTGTCATTGTTCTCACAGGTATACCGGGTGTTGGGAGCAGTACAGTTGCCAGAGAAGCACTGAATATGATGGATGATGATGCTGCATCCAGGTTCAGATCTGTTAACTACGGTGATGTGATGTTCGAGGTTGCACAGCAGAAAGGACTTGTCAAATCTCGCGACGAGATGCGGAAGCTTGAAAGTTCTATTCAGCGTGCGATCCAGCAGAAGGCAGCAAAGAAGATCGCTTCGATTGAGGGCAGGGTGATTCTTGACACTCACATCACAATAAAAACACCACAGGGCTATTTGCCTGGGCTTCCGAGATGGGTACTTGATGGACTTGAGCCAGACCTGATCATACTCGTTGAGGCTGATCCTGAGGAGATCTATCAACGGAGGGTGAAGGATAAATCAAGGTCAAGAGATTCTGACTCTGTCGAGCTTATCGATGAGCACCAGCAGATAAATAGAGCCACAGGGATGGCTTATGCAGCCTTAAGTGGTGCAACCGTCAAGATCATCGCAAACCATGATAATGGACTTAAAGATGCAGCAAGTGAACTTTTAGAAGTTATTTCAGGATGA
- a CDS encoding membrane protein containing DUF106, transmembrane: MKKKAKELIERMLLALGFSLLFGIMLLGPDFRNGLGTFVGSFMNPIAALIPFHLLIVILAIVTGVYASLIQKYTIDWELMRRVQKKMREFQKEFREAQQQENKYKLKKLQEQQVEMMQEQAEMSKQQFKPMAYIGIVSIPLWMWMYQYVVEYKDVLPPLILPIVGEKALMDPWFFLHYWILWYIVCSIPFGALMRKILNVGGI, translated from the coding sequence ATGAAAAAGAAAGCAAAAGAGCTTATTGAGAGGATGTTACTTGCGCTGGGATTCAGCCTGCTTTTTGGTATCATGCTTCTTGGACCGGATTTTCGAAATGGACTCGGTACTTTTGTAGGGAGCTTCATGAACCCTATTGCAGCATTAATCCCGTTTCATCTGCTTATTGTGATTCTTGCGATCGTGACAGGTGTATATGCAAGCCTCATCCAGAAGTACACGATCGACTGGGAGCTTATGCGCCGGGTCCAGAAGAAGATGCGGGAATTTCAGAAGGAATTTCGTGAGGCACAGCAGCAGGAAAATAAGTACAAGCTCAAAAAACTTCAGGAGCAGCAGGTAGAGATGATGCAGGAACAGGCGGAGATGTCAAAGCAGCAGTTCAAGCCGATGGCGTATATCGGAATCGTCTCAATACCACTCTGGATGTGGATGTATCAGTATGTTGTAGAGTACAAAGATGTTCTTCCTCCACTGATCCTTCCGATTGTTGGTGAGAAAGCGTTGATGGATCCATGGTTCTTCCTGCATTACTGGATCCTCTGGTATATTGTCTGCTCGATTCCATTTGGGGCGCTCATGCGCAAGATTCTGAACGTCGGTGGGATTTAG
- a CDS encoding cytidylate kinase, with product MIITIGGLPGSGSTTVARILSARLGLEYISSGEIFRELAKERGVTLEEFGKIAEADDTIDRMIDERQKKIASSREDLIVEGRLSGILLREYANLTVWLKAPLDVRVERVTERDALDRSRLLTLIKEREHSEWIRYNEYYGVDLKDLSLYDLVIDTSRWSAEEVTDIILMAVELSSG from the coding sequence GTGATCATCACCATTGGAGGATTGCCGGGGAGTGGGTCAACAACGGTCGCGCGTATTTTATCAGCACGACTCGGTCTCGAATATATCTCATCAGGCGAGATCTTCAGGGAACTTGCAAAGGAACGGGGCGTGACGCTCGAGGAGTTTGGAAAGATCGCGGAAGCGGATGATACAATCGACAGGATGATCGATGAAAGACAGAAGAAGATCGCGTCCAGTCGGGAAGATCTGATCGTTGAGGGAAGACTTTCAGGGATCCTACTCAGGGAGTATGCGAATCTGACCGTCTGGCTAAAGGCACCGCTTGATGTGAGGGTTGAACGAGTAACAGAACGGGATGCCCTCGATCGATCGAGACTTCTAACCCTGATCAAAGAGCGGGAACACTCTGAGTGGATCAGATACAATGAATACTATGGTGTTGACCTCAAGGACCTCTCTCTATATGATCTTGTGATTGATACATCTCGCTGGAGTGCAGAAGAAGTTACAGATATCATTTTAATGGCAGTGGAGCTTTCTTCAGGATAG
- a CDS encoding archaeoflavoprotein AfpA, translated as MEALKKKYDLEIIPYASKEGEIVLKFYKLLKRVKEVFPGYKVEKSANAPFLAAKLQMNEFDYFIIAPATANTVAKIAHGIADTLLSNAASQAMKVGIPVYIFPVDQKVGEVETVLPDGKKMKLRIREEDVKNVDALRKMRGIEVLERLDDIEKVLNLS; from the coding sequence ATGGAAGCACTAAAGAAGAAGTACGACCTTGAGATCATCCCCTATGCCTCCAAGGAGGGCGAGATTGTACTGAAGTTCTATAAGCTCTTGAAAAGGGTAAAAGAGGTTTTTCCAGGTTACAAGGTTGAAAAAAGTGCGAATGCTCCATTTCTTGCAGCAAAACTTCAGATGAATGAGTTTGATTATTTTATAATTGCACCAGCTACCGCAAACACGGTCGCAAAGATCGCACACGGGATCGCTGATACGCTCCTATCAAATGCGGCTTCTCAGGCGATGAAGGTCGGTATTCCTGTTTATATATTTCCTGTTGATCAAAAAGTAGGTGAGGTTGAGACAGTTCTTCCTGACGGGAAAAAGATGAAGCTCAGGATAAGAGAGGAAGACGTTAAGAATGTCGATGCGTTGCGAAAGATGCGTGGAATCGAGGTTCTTGAACGGCTGGATGATATCGAGAAGGTTCTAAATCTATCCTGA